taccAACTTACTGCTCCCTAATTACCAacttctaatagtaatcaaacTGATTAAGGTTAGCCTTAGAAGTGGTTCCTGATTACGGTAAAAGTAGGCTATTATATTGAGAGAAATGCTCATAACACTCTCTTTCTAGCATTCTCTATAATATTCACTCTCCTTTTTGGTGAAATTCTAAAGTTgggtgttagagagagtgttaaAAAGAGAATGTTTATAACACTCATCGTATCTTGATTACGAGTGGTATATTAATCCTCTAATTAATGTATCCACAAAGGATAGCTTTTCTTTTTGCACTTGCATTTAGCACTGATTGTATTCTCATTCaattataaatatgtttttttttaaaaaaaaatatataaatatatatttttgttctgctaccaaataaaaataaaaatgtatggACCAGAAGGAACAAATACTTATTATATATCGGGACTAAAACCagaaaatatgtatatatatgcatgatagaacaaaaaagttatttaagGCTTACCAATTCAATGCTGATTTTCATGATcaataatatataagtgattactaatgttttagtttacttCTCAAGATCATTTTGGGGTGCATTATAAAActgatataatattatatatatatatatatatagtaacaaCAATACATAGGCAATTCTGGTTGGTTTAATTAATGTCAGTGTATTGTGCTGCTCATGTCTGCAAATAAAGCATGCAATAAAATGCAGCAAATTGTACTATAAGACTAAGTGGTAAAACCATCTCTTCTTTTTGACCTTACCTTTCTTCCTCCTATTCCTATTCCTATTCCTATATATCACTCCACTTATCTTTACAATTTCCTATCTCAAAAATCTTCTCCCTCTACTAAAACCTATACTTACTCTTTTCTTTGCATCCTTTGAAACATGAACCATGAAGAGAAAGTTACCATGGACTTGGTTCCACCTTCTGATCAACACCTTTGTTACGTTCGTTGCAACTTCTGTAACACTGTCCTAGCTGTATGTATACTTCACCTTtgatattcattcatatatCAACCATCCATCATTTTCAACTTGTTAATTAACTTCTCAGTGATTcatattattctttttaatttaaaaaaaaaaaaaatagtatccTATACGAAATTTATAGACAAATTTTTAGTCACTagatcaacttttttttattggctACATATATGGAGTTTAtgaaatatatcaaatattataaattttcttaaaatatgtaGGTTGGCATACCATGCAAGAGGCTGCTAGATACTGTGACAGTGAAGTGTGGTCACTGCAGCAACCTCTCTTTTCTCACAACAAGACCACCAAGTTCCAAAAATCAAACTGTTGATCACACCCTCAGTCTCCAGgttcattattttcttaattaataataccctacaaaaaaaaaaatattattatgaacataacatttttttttttttgagaaataacATCTATATTCTagatatattattcaataattttgTTCATATGTATTGGAcctttttaataattaatatgtaGAAAGAAAAGTAAGAATACTTTTGTTTGTTGCAGGGGATTTACAGTAGCAAAAAGGGCCaaccatcatcttcttcttcaccaacTACATCAACTGAGTCACTGTCCCCTAGACCACCGCCATTTGTTGTCAAACGTAACAACCCTTTTCACCATTCTCTCcaatcaggaaaaaaaaaaaaaaaaaaatatatatatatatatatatatatattatattaagatgcatttttcataatttgttatttttatttcttttgcagCACCTGAGAAGAAGCACCGTCTCCCATCTGCATATAACCGTTTCATGAAGTAagtggaattaaaaaaaaaaagaaaaaaaagaaacagtGATGCGTGTGTATTTTGTCTTTAATTATTTCACTATTTTACTAGACTTAACCAACCATAACTACAAGATGGTAACACTGTTACATTCCCTTACCCTGTTTAAAATATATACACTAGACTATATAGTTTACTAGTACTGTACACTTTACAACAAagtaatttgatttgatatacTTTTTATCTGTCAGAGAAGAGATACAGCGCATCAAAGTAGCCAACCCTCAGATCCCACATCGAGAAGCTTTCAGTGCTGCTGCCAAAAATGTTTGCATTTTTCatcctcttttattttcttattcttatttatgtGTAGGGCTACTTTagggttatatatatatatatatatatatatatatatatatatatatatatatggattttgctagaagacagcttttatgaaggtgtcttttagcaagttattctatgaacatttgctaaaagacaacaattaatttttatgaaggtgtcttttaataaaattataactaaaaagtggaaatcacaccGGTTGCTAAAAGATACCTTCATAGGTGGTTTCTagcaaaactatatatatatatcactatCACTGGTATGGTACTCCCTtcaatcatatttataagaaaaaacaactttttagatatattgaataattgatgtatctgacCTACAAATATGAcgaaatacattaattattcaatgtatctaaaaaattgttttttgtttataaatgtgatcggaAAGTGTATTTTATTTCTTGAAATTTTCAAGATTAATTATTATGACAGTCTTAAACTAACTTTTGTTACACAACTTTATCACAGTGGGCTAGGTACATACCAAATTCACCAACCAGTTCAATTTCTG
Above is a genomic segment from Medicago truncatula cultivar Jemalong A17 chromosome 5, MtrunA17r5.0-ANR, whole genome shotgun sequence containing:
- the LOC11432078 gene encoding protein CRABS CLAW, which produces MNHEEKVTMDLVPPSDQHLCYVRCNFCNTVLAVGIPCKRLLDTVTVKCGHCSNLSFLTTRPPSSKNQTVDHTLSLQGIYSSKKGQPSSSSSPTTSTESLSPRPPPFVVKPPEKKHRLPSAYNRFMKEEIQRIKVANPQIPHREAFSAAAKNWARYIPNSPTSSISATKRNIE